The genome window GTATGTTCCCGAGGGGCAAATCACTCGCAACTATGGGTTCACCAATGTCGGCACACCTTTCGCTCAAATTGGCGCGCTTTGGTGCTTTTTATTATTGGCAATCCCCTTCCTTCGATTGCCAAAACCAACGGCATTTCTCCTGCTGGTAGTCGGGGGGATGACATTAGGTTGGTTTTTCTTAAGCCAGCAGTCACGTTATTTATTAATGATACTCCCTTTACTGGCATCGCTTTTTGGAATGATTGCAGCGCAAGAAAAGCCTTGGTTTAGATGGCTGGCCGGAATTCTAATCGCATTTCAGGCGCTGATCCTCTTGATGGGCTTCATCCCTTTCTTCACGACTAGACAGGCATTGGCCGTTATTGGAGGAATCACTCAGGAGGAATACTTAGAAGGTTCAGAGGGTGAGCTTATAGACGCATCACGCTTCATCAATGACAGACCTTTCACCAGTGACATGCTTCCCAACTCAAAGATACTACTTATCGATGAGGTGCGCGGATTTTATTTTGACCGTCCCTACGTTTGGGGCAACCCCGGTCATCATACGCTTATCCCCTATGACAGCTTCAAAAATGCGAAGGATTTGATCGATTTCTTAAAGAAAAACGGTTACACCGATGTACTAATTAACAAACAATGGGGCTCTGGTTTCCAAGGCGAACCCTGGCGGAAACTATTCAGTGAAGCTGAACAACAAAGCTATCTACGCCAGGAATACCAAGGCAGAAGCATCGCGATCTATCATATCGACCGATAAAAACCAAAACGGCGCTGCATTTGCAGCGCCGTTGGTTGCTCGAAACCAATTGGAGAGGTTATTGCTTCAAAGCGATATGTATGACCCCATTTGTTATGTCAACTAGCTGATAATTAGTCCTATTAAGCGCTCCCAAAACCGTCTCATTAACCGAAACCTCAAAATTCGCGATGATGACGTTAGGATTTTCAGTCAAGTTGTCAATCTGCACTGCTAACCCATAGTGAATGCTTATCTCTTGTAATACCTGCGTTAAGGTTCCGCTAAAGGAGCCTGATTTGGCTCCGGTCGGCGCTTCACTCGATGGAATTATGAACAAGGTTACTTGCTCAACTTCATCACGGCCATAGACAAACCAAATGACTGAGTTTTCAGTTGACGATAACGTCATCCCTAATGGAATATCGACCGAGCCATTGGCCCTGACGGTGCCGGATAAACTTGACTTCACCATATCGGAATTATACTTTGAGGCATTTTCAGTCACATAAGCAGCATATTTCAAAGGATCGGTGGCGGTCAAGCGAATAATATAGCCCAATGTCTGCCCAAATCGCCGTGTTTCGAGAACTGGCGAGTCGAATTTTGCAACTGGATTTGGCGCAGGTTCATTTCTAAAGATATTTGTTATGCTTGTTCTTATTATTTCACGCGGGCCCGATTTAACGTCGATGAAGAGATAGACGAAAAGGATAATCGCAGCCACGCCGACAAAGGCAAGGCCACGGTTAAAAAATAGCTGCCATGTTGGGGGACGATTGCGCTTTGAAGCCCATTCAAATGCATCCACTCTTGAAATAATGGTCTGATGCAAGTCGGCAGGTGGTTCGATAGCTTCAAATGTGCCAAGCAAATCCCACGCCCGAGCAAACTCAGTGTATTCATCGCGGCAACTAGCGCACTGCAGCAAATGCTGCTCCAAAGCAACTCGGAGCGGCTGACTAATGCTCCCCTCATGCAGAGCCGAAAATTGTTCTTGTGTACGTTCGCAGTTCATTGGATCAGTCCTTCTCGATACTGAATGCTGTGGAATTTCTCCCAGCTTCCCTTTTTTGACATACTTAGGTCTCAAATTGTTCCCTAAAACATGATAAATACTGTTTTAATGACAGTCTTGCTCGATTTAGCCGTGATTTTACCGTGCCCAACGGAAGCTCCATCGCTTCAGCAATTTCCTCATAGGATAACCCTTCCACGTGAAACATCAAAACCATCGCGCGTTGATAATCGGGTAAACGGTTGATGGCTTTTTGTAAGAGTTGTTCACGTTCATCACGATCAATTGCCGCATCAGGCCCAGGTAATGGATCAGCTATCTGAGGAGTGACTGAGCCTTCCTCGAGATCATGGATAGCATCGAGAGATTCGTGAGAGCGAAGGCGTTCGCGTTTGCGGATATCGAGGAAGACATTGGTGACAATTCGAAAGAGCCAGGTGGTGAAACTTGCATCTTGACGGAAAGTTTTGATGCTAGTGAAGACGCGTAAAAAAGCCTCGGCTACCACATCACCCGCATCATCACTGCTGCCGTTGCAAAGACGAAAAGCTAATTGATAGGCTTTTCGCTCGTATCGGCGCACCAACAGGTCAAACGCGGCCCGATCGCCTTTTTGGCAATACTCAATTAGAACCGAATCGTTACCGACCGTAGGATCGCTCATAAGGGCATAATAACCAAGCAGCGTGGTTCGATCAACATTTGATAGACGAACGAAGCAGCGATTTTATTCGGCAAGCGTCCTAGGACGCAATAAAGCGATTGCAGCTTCTTCTTCAGCCGTCAACGTCTGAATACCGGCACAATTCTTAAGCTCTTTCGCATAGACTCGGCCTTCAACTCTCCCATAGACCGTGCTGATCACAGTGCCATCCCCATTGCCGTCAAAAAGCGCCAAAGCGAAGCTCTGCTCCCCGCCAACATCCTCGAAGGCATTAAATCGAACGATGCTAACATTCTGCACACAGCGCTTCAAATTCGCCTCGACTTGTTTCATGTTTTCAAGCAGATCATGCACATCGTCTTCCATCTGCATCTTTGCGCGGAGCTGGTCGTATAAGACCACCTCTAAATTCTGGCCGCTAGTGCCTGTCATAAGAGTGCGCCACTTCTGAGTAAAGCGTCGCCAACGCCAGGCATAGATAACTAGCCAAACCGTGAGAACAAGACAAATAACCGAAAGAAATGTTGCTGGTCCCGAAAAATGCAAAAAGAATCGAACTATCTCATTAATGAAAGCCAACTTGCTCTAGGCTCCTTCCCAATCATTCAAAGCAAAGACGCCACCCATTAAGCGCCGTGCGTCTTCATCAAATTTCAAAACGTTCTCTATTATACCAGTCACTACCATTGGTCTCTGCAGGTTTTAACTCTTATTAAAAGGCGCTTCGAAGATAAATAATTCAGTCCCCCGCCAAATTAGGCAGGGGACTGATAGCTGAATGCTGAGAGCTGATAGCTTTACTTCACACCCATCAAATGCTTTGCGATGTAGAAGTTTAGTTCTTCGTAGTCGCGATTGGCTCGGAGTTCGGCGACTAGTTTACGATCGCAGGAGCGGACCTTTTCAACCAGCATCTCGAAGATGGCCTTGCTGTAGATAAGGTGCTTGCAGCATGTCTCATCGGACTGCGTTCGCAACGCTTTGACGTCCAAACCAACCATTTCACCATTTTGGCCAAACCCATATTGGTCGAGGACGAAAACTTGTGAAAAGGCTCGGCCAAGATTAGCGGTGCCGAATGCTTTGTCTTCATCGAACTTGAGTCCGTTCTGGTCGTTAAGGTGAATACCCCACAACTTACCGAAGGACATCGCAAAGCCAATTTCCTCTGAAGGTTCGAGGCCGGCCAAGATCGCATGGGCGGTTTCAATTAAAACGCCAACACGTTTGGGATCGTTTGTCCTCGAAGCGATAGCCAGAAAGTGCCCGGTGGTTGGGCAGAAAGCCATGTCCATCGGTTCGTTCGGCTTCATTTCACCAAGAATTAGAATGTTCTTATCGTAGTCAAGCAGCATATTGCAATAATCGACAAACTGATTGGTTGCCTCAACCGGATCTTTGGATTCGCGAGTATAGCTTCCCTCACGAGCAGGCCAGAGAACGATCTTCTTTGTGCCGATTGCGTTTGCAATATCGACCGAGCGCTTCGATCTTTCGTATGCATACTTTCGAGCTTCCGAGCTGTTGGCAGTCCAACCGCCATCGATGGTCATCGGATGCTCCCACAACCTTGGCGCAATAAACTCAGGCTCCAACCCCATATTTCCGAGCATATTTTTAAGCTCTTTGAGCTTCTTATCCTGCTCGACGAGAGGAAGCGTGATGTCAACCGCATCATCATCATGGAACTGAATGCCGCTAAAGCCGTTTTTCACGGCGCATTCTAATTTTTTTGCGAAATCAATTGTGCATCGAACGGGCGGGCCAAAAGGATCGGCCCCTTCATGGATATTCCAAGGCCCAAAAGTAAAACGATAAACCCCAGTCATAGATGTGCCTCCCTTGCATAACGGCTCTAAGCCGGTGAATGACTTAATATGCTTCCCAAACGAATCTTGAGAATATGTAAAAATGATTATATTGCAGTACCCTTGAAAAAGCAACCAGGATGTGGGAAGAAATGTGAAAGGAATCAAAGCATGAAGAACGATCGGGAATCAAAAACACCTCATCAGAGGTGTTTTCAGGGTCAAAGGCGTGGAATCTGCCAAGAAAGTGATAG of bacterium contains these proteins:
- a CDS encoding zf-HC2 domain-containing protein, which translates into the protein MNCERTQEQFSALHEGSISQPLRVALEQHLLQCASCRDEYTEFARAWDLLGTFEAIEPPADLHQTIISRVDAFEWASKRNRPPTWQLFFNRGLAFVGVAAIILFVYLFIDVKSGPREIIRTSITNIFRNEPAPNPVAKFDSPVLETRRFGQTLGYIIRLTATDPLKYAAYVTENASKYNSDMVKSSLSGTVRANGSVDIPLGMTLSSTENSVIWFVYGRDEVEQVTLFIIPSSEAPTGAKSGSFSGTLTQVLQEISIHYGLAVQIDNLTENPNVIIANFEVSVNETVLGALNRTNYQLVDITNGVIHIALKQ
- a CDS encoding sigma-70 family RNA polymerase sigma factor produces the protein MSDPTVGNDSVLIEYCQKGDRAAFDLLVRRYERKAYQLAFRLCNGSSDDAGDVVAEAFLRVFTSIKTFRQDASFTTWLFRIVTNVFLDIRKRERLRSHESLDAIHDLEEGSVTPQIADPLPGPDAAIDRDEREQLLQKAINRLPDYQRAMVLMFHVEGLSYEEIAEAMELPLGTVKSRLNRARLSLKQYLSCFREQFET
- a CDS encoding DUF4446 family protein translates to MAFINEIVRFFLHFSGPATFLSVICLVLTVWLVIYAWRWRRFTQKWRTLMTGTSGQNLEVVLYDQLRAKMQMEDDVHDLLENMKQVEANLKRCVQNVSIVRFNAFEDVGGEQSFALALFDGNGDGTVISTVYGRVEGRVYAKELKNCAGIQTLTAEEEAAIALLRPRTLAE
- a CDS encoding TIM barrel protein; the encoded protein is MTGVYRFTFGPWNIHEGADPFGPPVRCTIDFAKKLECAVKNGFSGIQFHDDDAVDITLPLVEQDKKLKELKNMLGNMGLEPEFIAPRLWEHPMTIDGGWTANSSEARKYAYERSKRSVDIANAIGTKKIVLWPAREGSYTRESKDPVEATNQFVDYCNMLLDYDKNILILGEMKPNEPMDMAFCPTTGHFLAIASRTNDPKRVGVLIETAHAILAGLEPSEEIGFAMSFGKLWGIHLNDQNGLKFDEDKAFGTANLGRAFSQVFVLDQYGFGQNGEMVGLDVKALRTQSDETCCKHLIYSKAIFEMLVEKVRSCDRKLVAELRANRDYEELNFYIAKHLMGVK